Proteins encoded by one window of bacterium:
- a CDS encoding DNA-3-methyladenine glycosylase I, with protein MKDEKRCAWAGSDPLYLDYHDREWGVPTHDDRTLFEFLILEGAQAGLSWITILKKRENYRKAFADFDPARIARFSKERRARLLLNEGIVRNRLKVESAVLNARAFLKVQKEFGSFDAYIWRFVDGEPKKNRFRRQGDVPAKTQQSEQMSRDLKKRGFKFVGSTICYAYMQSMGLVNDHLTSCFRYDV; from the coding sequence GTGAAGGACGAGAAGCGCTGTGCCTGGGCGGGTTCGGATCCGCTCTATCTGGACTACCACGACCGGGAATGGGGAGTGCCGACTCACGATGACCGCACGCTCTTCGAGTTCCTGATCCTCGAAGGAGCACAGGCCGGACTGTCCTGGATCACGATCTTGAAGAAGCGCGAGAACTACCGAAAGGCTTTCGCCGACTTCGATCCCGCAAGGATCGCACGCTTCTCCAAAGAACGACGCGCCAGGCTGCTGCTGAACGAAGGAATCGTGCGCAACCGCCTGAAGGTGGAATCCGCGGTACTGAACGCGCGGGCGTTCCTGAAGGTCCAAAAAGAGTTTGGGAGTTTCGATGCGTACATCTGGCGCTTCGTCGACGGCGAACCCAAGAAGAACCGCTTCCGCCGCCAGGGCGATGTTCCGGCCAAGACCCAGCAGAGCGAACAGATGAGCCGCGATCTGAAGAAGCGCGGCTTCAAGTTCGTGGGCTCGACGATCTGTTATGCCTATATGCAGTCCATGGGACTGGTCAACGATCACCTGACCAGTTGCTTCCGCTACGATGTTTGA
- a CDS encoding isoprenylcysteine carboxylmethyltransferase family protein produces the protein MADTETRTDSRASGPSAFVMLAVAAVVIGLAGFIFLMAPRLEWTLGWIYVGIIVATYIVNLVCVLLWNPELIRRRARLGAGKGTKSWDVVWLLLFGPAVIAVYIVAVQDLRSGEASAPGVEWLLGLAFFVPGWALAIWSMVVNPFFEKTVRIQTEQGHHVIDTGPYAYMRHPGYVGFAAWMISTPLMLGSTSSFVPAMLAVLLLVIRTALEDRTLRAELPGYAEYAARVRFRLVPGVW, from the coding sequence ATGGCTGACACCGAGACGCGCACCGACTCCCGGGCTTCGGGCCCATCCGCCTTCGTCATGCTGGCTGTAGCGGCCGTAGTCATCGGTTTGGCCGGGTTCATCTTCCTGATGGCTCCGCGGTTGGAGTGGACGCTCGGTTGGATCTACGTGGGGATCATCGTGGCGACCTATATTGTCAACCTGGTGTGCGTGTTGCTCTGGAACCCCGAGCTGATCCGACGCCGTGCCCGCCTGGGTGCGGGCAAGGGGACGAAGTCCTGGGATGTGGTGTGGTTGTTGCTGTTCGGTCCCGCGGTGATCGCAGTCTATATCGTCGCAGTACAGGATCTGCGCAGTGGAGAGGCCAGCGCGCCAGGGGTCGAGTGGCTGCTGGGCCTCGCCTTCTTCGTCCCCGGATGGGCCCTGGCCATCTGGTCCATGGTCGTGAATCCGTTCTTTGAAAAGACGGTGCGCATCCAGACGGAACAAGGGCATCACGTGATCGACACCGGGCCCTACGCCTATATGCGCCACCCCGGCTACGTGGGTTTCGCGGCCTGGATGATCTCGACGCCGCTCATGCTCGGGTCGACCTCGTCTTTCGTTCCGGCCATGCTCGCGGTCCTCTTGCTCGTGATTCGCACGGCGCTCGAGGATCGCACGCTTCGTGCCGAACTCCCCGGCTACGCAGAGTACGCGGCCCGGGTTCGCTTCCGTTTGGTCCCAGGCGTCTGGTAG
- a CDS encoding LLM class F420-dependent oxidoreductase: MKIGIGAGADGRIDLLLGEARRAEADGFQALWMPNIFGLDAIGALTVAGHETNHIELGTGVVPTYPRHPMAMAQQALTAQAASGGRFVLGIGLSHKIVIEDMFGMSYARPARHMREYLEVLSPLLHGEGVQFKGEEYRVSGALQVANAPAVSLLVAALGPQMLRLAGRLSDGTITWMTGPRTLESHIIPTISKAAQEAGRPGPRIVAGFPVVVTDDVDAAGEAVNRTLQIYGQLPSYRAMLDREGAQGPADVAIMGTAEQVRSRLMHLRDIGVTDLNAAIVPINGRSERTMDLLTELAKEAR, from the coding sequence ATGAAAATCGGGATCGGCGCAGGCGCAGACGGGCGAATCGATCTGCTTCTCGGAGAGGCCCGGCGTGCGGAAGCCGACGGTTTCCAGGCACTCTGGATGCCCAATATCTTCGGACTCGACGCGATTGGGGCCCTGACCGTGGCGGGACACGAGACGAACCACATCGAACTGGGCACGGGTGTCGTGCCGACCTACCCGCGCCACCCGATGGCCATGGCCCAGCAGGCCCTGACCGCGCAGGCCGCCTCGGGGGGACGCTTCGTTCTGGGCATCGGGTTGTCGCACAAGATCGTGATCGAAGACATGTTTGGCATGTCCTACGCGCGACCGGCGCGCCATATGCGCGAGTACCTCGAAGTCCTGTCCCCGCTATTGCACGGCGAAGGCGTGCAGTTCAAAGGTGAGGAGTACCGGGTTTCGGGGGCGCTTCAGGTGGCAAACGCACCTGCGGTATCGCTTCTGGTCGCGGCGCTCGGACCGCAGATGCTGCGTCTGGCGGGGAGACTCTCCGACGGAACGATCACCTGGATGACAGGACCCCGGACGCTCGAGAGTCACATCATCCCGACGATTTCCAAGGCAGCCCAGGAAGCGGGCCGACCCGGACCGCGCATCGTCGCGGGCTTCCCGGTCGTGGTGACCGATGACGTCGACGCCGCGGGAGAAGCGGTAAACCGCACACTGCAGATCTACGGTCAACTGCCCTCCTACCGCGCCATGCTCGATCGCGAAGGCGCGCAGGGACCTGCCGACGTCGCGATCATGGGCACGGCCGAACAGGTCAGATCACGTTTGATGCATTTGCGCGATATCGGCGTCACCGACCTGAATGCAGCCATCGTTCCGATCAACGGACGCAGCGAGCGAACCATGGACCTGCTGACCGAACTAGCGAAGGAAGCCCGATGA
- a CDS encoding enoyl-CoA hydratase/isomerase family protein: protein MSEPAVLFEAKDHIAEITLNRPENRNSMTNDVLEGLRESVERVRQDPDVRCVIITGRGKSFCAGADFKSGVQRDDGSAAEFRSPNERSFAMYSPFLSILDIEVPTIAAMQGHAIGGGLGLAIVCDIRVANRDSKYGANFTRLGLHPGMACTYILPRLVGLPRAAELLFAGRIIEGSEAAEQGLANYAVAGDEVLEKSRELAREIASAAPIAVRWTKRSLYRGIDWDPRTAAEHEAHAQSRTIETEDSKEGIQALLEKRAPVFKGR from the coding sequence ATGAGCGAACCCGCCGTCCTTTTCGAAGCCAAAGACCATATCGCCGAGATCACGCTGAACCGGCCGGAAAACCGCAACAGCATGACCAATGACGTCCTGGAAGGTCTGCGCGAAAGCGTCGAGCGAGTTCGCCAGGACCCCGATGTGCGCTGCGTGATCATCACCGGTCGAGGAAAGAGCTTCTGCGCCGGTGCGGATTTCAAGAGCGGGGTGCAACGCGATGACGGGAGCGCCGCGGAGTTTCGCTCTCCCAATGAACGCTCCTTCGCCATGTACTCCCCCTTCCTTTCGATCCTGGACATCGAAGTTCCCACGATTGCCGCGATGCAGGGGCACGCAATCGGCGGTGGGCTCGGACTCGCAATCGTCTGCGATATCCGTGTGGCAAACCGCGATTCCAAGTACGGCGCCAACTTCACCCGCCTGGGTCTGCATCCGGGCATGGCCTGCACCTACATCCTGCCGCGACTCGTGGGCCTGCCGCGCGCTGCAGAACTGCTCTTCGCCGGACGCATCATCGAAGGCAGCGAAGCCGCCGAGCAGGGACTTGCAAACTACGCCGTAGCGGGTGACGAAGTGCTCGAGAAGTCGCGGGAACTGGCGCGAGAGATCGCGAGTGCGGCGCCGATCGCCGTGCGCTGGACCAAGCGCTCGCTGTACCGCGGCATCGATTGGGATCCGCGCACTGCGGCCGAGCACGAGGCACACGCACAATCGCGCACGATCGAGACCGAGGACTCCAAGGAGGGCATTCAGGCACTCCTCGAAAAGCGCGCACCGGTCTTCAAGGGGCGCTAG
- a CDS encoding acyl-CoA dehydrogenase → MISFGLTEEQELIRDTVREFAQSELREIARDCDEKSELPQDLLDKTWELGLVNGGIPEEFGGGGIGRSPITNALVLEELGWGDVPLATAAMAPSLFIQPLIDFGTDEQKKEFLPLFTTSEFHTASLALHEPNFTFDVTNMQTTAEPKGDTFVLTGKKRFVPLGDRASHFLVVARSGREGIQGLDAFIVPRDASGLTISCASEKTLGFQAVPMATIELEKVEVPKGLRLGGDGGIDAARLVNMLRLGTSALALGLARGMMELAIPYAQERVAFSQPIGQKQVIAFMLADMHIEVNSMRNLIWKAASQLEQGVDATRMTTLAQTYTRREAMKVADNGLQVFGGHGFIRDYPVEMWYRNARALTVTEAVTAL, encoded by the coding sequence ATGATCTCATTCGGACTAACGGAGGAGCAGGAGCTCATCCGAGACACCGTCCGCGAGTTCGCGCAGTCCGAGCTGCGCGAGATCGCGCGCGATTGCGACGAGAAATCCGAGCTGCCGCAGGACCTGCTCGACAAGACCTGGGAGCTGGGCCTGGTCAACGGCGGAATCCCCGAAGAGTTCGGTGGTGGCGGCATCGGCCGTTCCCCGATCACCAACGCATTGGTGCTCGAAGAACTGGGCTGGGGAGACGTTCCGCTGGCGACGGCTGCCATGGCACCGAGCCTGTTCATTCAGCCACTGATCGATTTCGGTACCGATGAGCAGAAGAAGGAATTCCTTCCGCTGTTCACGACCTCCGAATTCCACACGGCTTCACTGGCTCTGCACGAGCCGAACTTCACGTTCGACGTAACCAATATGCAGACGACCGCCGAGCCCAAGGGCGATACCTTCGTGCTCACCGGCAAGAAGCGCTTCGTTCCGTTGGGAGATCGCGCCAGCCACTTCCTGGTGGTTGCGCGCAGTGGACGCGAAGGGATTCAGGGTCTGGACGCCTTCATTGTTCCGCGCGATGCATCGGGCCTGACGATCAGCTGTGCTTCCGAGAAGACACTCGGATTCCAGGCCGTACCCATGGCCACGATCGAACTCGAAAAGGTCGAAGTGCCCAAGGGCCTGCGACTCGGTGGTGACGGCGGTATCGACGCCGCGCGCCTCGTGAACATGCTTCGCCTCGGCACTTCGGCGCTCGCGCTGGGTCTGGCTCGCGGCATGATGGAACTGGCGATCCCCTACGCCCAGGAGCGTGTTGCTTTCAGTCAGCCGATCGGCCAGAAGCAGGTCATTGCCTTCATGCTCGCCGATATGCACATCGAGGTGAACTCGATGCGCAATCTGATCTGGAAGGCGGCGAGTCAGCTCGAGCAGGGTGTCGATGCCACGCGTATGACGACGCTGGCACAGACCTACACCCGTCGAGAAGCCATGAAGGTGGCGGACAACGGTCTACAGGTCTTCGGCGGCCATGGGTTCATTCGCGACTACCCCGTCGAAATGTGGTATCGCAACGCGCGCGCGCTTACGGTCACCGAAGCCGTAACGGCGCTCTAG
- a CDS encoding AarF/ABC1/UbiB kinase family protein, whose product MGATDDRKRRSARVPEGRAERIAKLGSMLAGMAGESALEVLRRATGSGEEDTSVLLTKANAERLVDTLADLRGAAMKLGQLLSLQGDDVLPARLQEILAGLQNQAHFMPETQVREVLVNELGRDWDKHFAEFDFEPLAAASIGQVHAAESADGRDIVVKLQYPGVEKSIDSDVDNLALSLRMLRLIPAAIDVDALVPELKRGLREEADYKREAENTEAYRALVGDDPSVLVPRVHADLSTQRLLTSERVRALPIEDLRSPEHTRERRDRIGERLLRLVFQELFDFRLMQTDPNFGNYLYEPKHERVALLDFGAVRRLSSEFTDAYRELVLATIERDGPKAVQIGEQIGFLRGDEGVDARAAFVDLCEQVAEPLRGKGIYDFGDSDLPRRVRELGLQAYTERGLPQPPAELLFVHRKIAGSYLLLAHIGSRVNCERLARNCLA is encoded by the coding sequence ATGGGCGCAACGGACGACAGGAAGCGGCGCTCGGCTCGCGTGCCCGAAGGACGTGCGGAGCGCATTGCGAAGCTGGGTTCGATGCTCGCGGGCATGGCGGGCGAATCCGCACTCGAAGTCCTGCGCCGCGCGACGGGATCCGGGGAAGAGGACACCTCCGTCCTGTTGACCAAGGCGAACGCCGAACGACTCGTCGATACCCTGGCCGATCTGCGGGGCGCCGCCATGAAGCTGGGCCAGCTCCTCTCGCTTCAGGGCGACGATGTATTGCCCGCGCGACTGCAGGAGATCCTGGCAGGTCTGCAAAACCAGGCGCACTTCATGCCAGAAACACAGGTGCGTGAGGTACTCGTAAACGAACTCGGACGCGACTGGGACAAACACTTCGCCGAGTTCGACTTCGAGCCCCTGGCGGCCGCTTCGATCGGACAAGTACACGCAGCCGAGTCCGCGGACGGCCGCGACATAGTCGTGAAGCTGCAGTACCCCGGCGTCGAGAAGAGTATCGACAGCGACGTCGACAACCTGGCGCTGAGTCTGCGCATGCTGCGCCTGATTCCGGCTGCAATCGACGTGGATGCGCTGGTTCCTGAACTCAAACGCGGCCTGAGAGAAGAGGCCGACTACAAGCGCGAGGCCGAGAACACCGAAGCCTATCGCGCGCTGGTCGGTGACGATCCGAGCGTACTCGTACCGCGCGTGCACGCCGATCTGTCGACACAGAGACTCTTGACCAGCGAACGCGTGCGCGCTCTGCCGATCGAAGACCTGCGCTCCCCCGAGCACACGCGCGAACGCCGCGATCGCATCGGCGAGCGACTCCTGCGTCTCGTCTTCCAGGAGCTTTTCGATTTCCGCCTGATGCAGACGGATCCGAATTTCGGCAACTATCTGTACGAGCCCAAGCACGAGCGCGTGGCCCTGCTCGACTTCGGCGCCGTGCGCCGACTCTCGAGTGAATTCACCGACGCCTATCGCGAACTGGTCCTGGCGACGATCGAACGCGACGGCCCAAAGGCAGTTCAGATCGGCGAGCAGATCGGCTTCCTGCGCGGAGACGAGGGCGTCGACGCGCGCGCGGCCTTCGTCGATCTATGCGAACAGGTGGCCGAACCCCTGCGGGGCAAGGGAATCTACGACTTCGGCGATTCGGATCTGCCACGCCGCGTCCGCGAACTGGGCTTGCAGGCGTACACGGAGCGCGGACTCCCGCAGCCACCCGCCGAACTGCTCTTCGTGCACCGCAAGATCGCAGGCAGCTATCTGCTGCTCGCGCACATCGGATCGCGCGTCAACTGCGAACGACTCGCGCGCAACTGCCTGGCGTGA
- a CDS encoding class I SAM-dependent methyltransferase codes for MVQRDDPASLPGEIDVPADDPSGRNKDVSVTEVRFDEKIAARYDEDSPHMYRPEVLTPAVDFLEELAGGGAALEFGVGTGRIALPLSERGVPVHGIDISEPMLEQLRAKPGSERVAVTAGDIARTRVEGSFQLVYLAFNTITNLITQDEQVACFQNAADSLEPGGCFVIEVFIPELRRVPPGERVRAFDVGRTHLGFDEYTDFAGQILYSHHYWVDDGALRTFSAPYRYVWPSELDLMARLAGLTLRERWADWNREPSSDESKSHVSVWEKTGK; via the coding sequence ATGGTGCAGCGAGACGATCCTGCTAGCCTTCCGGGCGAGATCGATGTTCCGGCAGACGACCCAAGCGGTCGAAACAAGGATGTAAGCGTGACCGAGGTCCGGTTCGACGAAAAGATTGCTGCACGCTACGACGAGGACTCGCCCCATATGTACCGACCCGAGGTGCTCACTCCGGCGGTCGACTTCCTCGAGGAACTGGCCGGCGGCGGTGCCGCTCTCGAGTTCGGAGTCGGCACCGGACGAATCGCTCTGCCGCTCAGCGAACGCGGCGTACCCGTGCACGGTATCGACATCTCCGAGCCGATGCTCGAACAGCTCCGCGCAAAACCGGGTTCGGAGCGGGTCGCGGTCACGGCCGGGGACATCGCACGAACACGGGTCGAAGGCAGTTTCCAGCTCGTCTACCTGGCGTTCAATACGATCACCAATCTGATCACGCAGGACGAGCAGGTGGCCTGCTTCCAGAACGCGGCCGACTCCCTCGAACCCGGCGGATGCTTCGTCATCGAAGTCTTCATCCCCGAACTGCGTCGTGTGCCGCCGGGAGAACGCGTGCGAGCGTTCGATGTGGGTCGCACCCACCTCGGCTTCGACGAGTACACCGATTTCGCGGGCCAGATCCTGTACTCGCACCACTACTGGGTCGACGACGGCGCCCTCCGGACCTTCTCGGCGCCCTACCGTTACGTCTGGCCCTCGGAACTCGACCTGATGGCGCGCCTCGCCGGCCTGACTCTGCGAGAACGCTGGGCCGACTGGAACCGCGAGCCTTCCAGCGACGAGAGCAAATCCCACGTTTCGGTCTGGGAGAAGACGGGGAAGTAG